The following are from one region of the Thiocapsa rosea genome:
- a CDS encoding ankyrin repeat domain-containing protein has translation MSVIQLSSQYRRAIGSLLLIVGAVLLTEVQAADPVSPDLGKELRLAAMIGDTEAVAALLDQGIPVDAANELGKTALMVAVESDDLETVALLLTRGANVNARTVASCTPLTFAAEHGNIAITAVLIERGANVHDRTRIGWDPLMIASRYGISDMAEQLLFRGADPKASDREGRTALMLAAVHGQVEVVDLLIESGAELESRDKEGETALLLAADAGHWHVVKALLDAGADVNARDGLGATPLILAISQGHPDATLLLLERGANPNLQDEDGTSALMEAVVTDHAELIQTLLTYRADPALTNSDGRTAGDLAEQRGNREAAALLAQRLSP, from the coding sequence ATGAGTGTCATCCAGCTTTCGAGCCAATATCGTCGGGCGATCGGCTCACTCCTGCTGATCGTTGGTGCCGTGCTGCTCACCGAGGTGCAGGCGGCCGATCCGGTGAGCCCCGACCTCGGCAAAGAGCTTCGCCTCGCCGCCATGATCGGCGACACCGAGGCCGTCGCCGCCCTGCTCGACCAAGGGATTCCGGTTGATGCGGCCAACGAATTAGGCAAAACCGCCTTGATGGTCGCCGTGGAATCCGACGATCTCGAGACGGTTGCCCTGCTCCTGACGCGTGGGGCCAACGTCAATGCCCGCACCGTTGCGAGCTGCACGCCGCTCACCTTTGCCGCAGAGCACGGCAACATCGCCATCACGGCCGTTTTGATCGAGCGCGGCGCGAACGTACACGACCGAACCCGCATCGGCTGGGATCCCTTGATGATCGCCTCGCGTTACGGCATTTCCGACATGGCCGAGCAGCTGCTCTTTCGCGGCGCCGACCCCAAGGCATCCGATCGAGAGGGGCGAACCGCGCTCATGCTCGCCGCCGTGCACGGACAGGTCGAGGTCGTCGACCTCTTGATCGAGTCCGGTGCGGAGCTTGAGTCCAGGGACAAGGAGGGCGAGACGGCGCTGCTGCTTGCGGCCGACGCCGGTCACTGGCACGTGGTCAAGGCCCTGCTCGACGCGGGCGCTGACGTCAATGCCCGCGACGGACTCGGGGCAACACCGCTGATCCTGGCGATCAGCCAGGGACATCCCGACGCCACCCTGCTCCTGCTCGAGCGCGGGGCCAATCCCAATCTTCAGGACGAGGACGGCACCTCCGCGTTGATGGAAGCGGTCGTCACGGACCACGCCGAGTTGATTCAAACCCTGCTGACCTATCGCGCCGACCCTGCCCTGACAAACAGCGACGGGCGCACCGCCGGGGATCTGGCGGAGCAACGAGGCAATCGAGAAGCCGCCGCGCTTTTGGCGCAGCGACTCAGCCCCTGA
- a CDS encoding c-type cytochrome — MATISPRLALLAGALALGVSSGANADATASMLANTCAGCHGTLGHSAGPASPIIAGINRVVFVDMMQGYKSGDIYSTIMGRIAKGYTDEEFEQMAEFFNTQEFKPAQQDYDKALVDQGAKLHDKYCENCHAEGGIPLRDPDTGEDAEDFYLLAGQWTPYLAYSMEDFRADRREIPKKMKSKLDDLLEKDGDAGLAAVFAFYASQQ, encoded by the coding sequence ATGGCCACGATATCACCAAGATTGGCCCTACTTGCCGGCGCACTCGCGCTCGGCGTGTCCTCGGGAGCCAATGCCGACGCCACAGCATCGATGCTTGCCAACACCTGCGCCGGTTGTCACGGCACCCTCGGCCACAGTGCGGGTCCGGCATCGCCCATCATCGCCGGGATCAACCGGGTTGTCTTCGTCGACATGATGCAGGGCTACAAGAGCGGCGACATCTACTCGACCATCATGGGCCGGATCGCCAAAGGCTATACGGACGAGGAATTCGAGCAGATGGCAGAGTTCTTCAACACTCAGGAGTTCAAGCCCGCCCAACAGGATTACGACAAGGCGCTGGTTGACCAGGGTGCGAAGCTGCACGACAAATACTGCGAGAACTGCCATGCCGAGGGCGGCATCCCGTTGCGTGATCCGGACACCGGTGAAGATGCCGAGGATTTCTACCTCCTCGCCGGCCAGTGGACACCCTATCTCGCCTATTCCATGGAGGACTTCCGGGCGGATCGTCGCGAGATTCCCAAGAAGATGAAGAGCAAGCTGGATGACCTTCTCGAGAAGGACGGAGACGCGGGGCTCGCCGCCGTGTTTGCTTTCTACGCGAGCCAGCAGTAA
- the nadA gene encoding quinolinate synthase NadA, which yields MSIRAPEHAPRPAIAVPPHPQWPTLSTLEKAQLTDRIKALLKAQDAVLVAHYYTDADLQALAEETGGCVSDSLEMARFGAASSARTLVVCGVRFMGETAKILNPEKRILMPDLRATCSLDEGCPADAFGAFCDAHPDHTVVVYANTSAEVKARSDWVVTSSIALPIVAYLAEQGHKVLWAPDKHLGHYVQRMTGADMLLWDGACVVHEEFKSFALERVRKLHPEAAVLVHPESPDDVVDQADVVGSTTQLIKAVVEMPNREFIVATDAGIFWKMHQLAPGKTLIPAPTAGEGATCESCAHCPWMAMNALQNLEQVLLKGDQEILIDPALGRRALVPIRRMLDFAHERGIGARRDAD from the coding sequence ATGAGCATCCGAGCACCCGAGCACGCGCCGAGACCCGCCATCGCGGTTCCGCCGCATCCGCAATGGCCGACGCTGAGCACGCTCGAGAAAGCACAGCTCACGGACCGGATCAAGGCGCTGCTCAAGGCGCAGGATGCGGTCCTGGTCGCGCATTACTACACGGATGCCGATCTTCAGGCGCTCGCCGAGGAGACCGGCGGCTGCGTCTCGGACTCGTTGGAAATGGCGCGCTTCGGCGCCGCCAGCAGTGCACGAACACTGGTGGTCTGCGGCGTTCGCTTCATGGGCGAGACGGCGAAGATCCTCAATCCCGAGAAGCGGATCCTGATGCCGGACCTTCGCGCGACCTGCTCGCTCGATGAAGGCTGTCCGGCGGACGCCTTCGGCGCCTTCTGCGATGCCCACCCGGACCACACCGTCGTGGTCTATGCCAACACGAGCGCCGAGGTCAAGGCCAGGTCCGATTGGGTCGTGACCTCCAGCATTGCCCTGCCCATCGTCGCCTATCTTGCCGAGCAGGGCCATAAGGTTCTCTGGGCGCCCGATAAGCATCTGGGACACTATGTCCAGCGCATGACCGGGGCGGACATGCTGCTCTGGGACGGCGCCTGCGTGGTTCACGAAGAGTTCAAATCCTTCGCGCTGGAGCGTGTGCGCAAGCTCCATCCCGAGGCGGCTGTGTTGGTGCACCCCGAATCTCCGGACGACGTCGTCGATCAGGCCGACGTGGTCGGCTCGACCACCCAGCTCATCAAGGCCGTGGTCGAGATGCCGAACCGTGAGTTCATCGTCGCGACCGACGCCGGGATCTTCTGGAAGATGCACCAGCTCGCGCCCGGCAAGACCCTGATCCCGGCCCCGACGGCCGGCGAAGGCGCGACCTGCGAGAGCTGCGCGCATTGCCCGTGGATGGCCATGAATGCATTGCAGAACCTCGAGCAGGTCCTGCTCAAGGGAGACCAGGAGATCCTGATCGATCCGGCCCTCGGCAGACGAGCACTAGTACCGATTCGCCGCATGCTCGACTTCGCGCACGAGCGCGGGATCGGCGCACGGCGCGACGCGGACTGA
- a CDS encoding NapC/NirT family cytochrome c produces MSEARKSTRRTSLVVLVLVFVAGIGFAVAMSGGLAYSNRMDLCVSCHSLQVPYAEYQETVHYKNASGVQASCSDCHVPREFFPKLHAKLMAAKDVYHELIGTIDTPEKFEAQRWAMANRVWDRMKADNSRTCRSCHDFSNMDLSAQSRSARSRHGAAEDRGQTCIDCHKGIAHHLPDEPPSDEPPKAPAEDTAATSEAARSTGGKATPADPDAA; encoded by the coding sequence ATGTCTGAAGCCCGCAAATCCACACGCAGGACATCGCTTGTCGTCTTGGTACTGGTGTTCGTGGCGGGGATCGGATTTGCCGTTGCCATGTCCGGCGGTCTGGCCTATTCGAACCGAATGGACCTCTGTGTCTCTTGCCACAGTTTACAGGTCCCCTACGCCGAGTATCAGGAGACGGTTCACTACAAGAACGCCTCCGGTGTCCAAGCGTCCTGCTCGGACTGTCATGTGCCGCGGGAGTTTTTCCCCAAGCTCCATGCCAAGCTCATGGCCGCCAAGGACGTCTATCACGAATTGATCGGCACGATCGACACCCCGGAGAAGTTCGAGGCGCAGCGCTGGGCAATGGCGAATCGTGTCTGGGACAGGATGAAGGCGGACAACTCGCGCACCTGCAGGAGCTGTCACGACTTCTCCAACATGGATCTGTCGGCACAGAGCCGCTCCGCACGCAGCCGACACGGCGCGGCCGAGGATCGCGGACAAACCTGCATCGATTGTCACAAAGGGATCGCGCATCATCTCCCCGATGAGCCGCCGTCCGACGAGCCCCCGAAAGCGCCTGCAGAGGACACGGCAGCGACATCCGAAGCGGCTCGGAGCACCGGGGGTAAAGCCACTCCCGCGGATCCGGACGCCGCCTGA
- a CDS encoding dynamin family protein: MPSTAEAVQQRMQELESHLEQENPVLLSAVQSFRAIDRVAYGTGLLETNQSFATQIPWWPLISILGTFSAGKSTFINFFLGQKLQRTGNQAVDDRFTVIVYSPEKVSHSLPGVSLDSDPRFPFYQMSHDIEQVAGGEGKRIDAYLQLKTSCSERLRGKIIIDSPGFDADAQRTGILRISDHMIGLSDLVLVFFDARHPEPGAMRDTLKHLVKDTIHRADSGKFLYILNQLDTAANEDNPEDVVAAWLRAIGEAGLTAGRFYTIYNPEVGIPIPDEHKRKRFEKKRDEDLGEIFLRMERVEIERAYRIIAALRETANAFGHQAVPLLQSAVRRWRARTLVVDAALIALVAAFFVYWSINAGHWVGLSYEPAWLEVLTSHYTWGHDALIGTLIALAIGTHFTVRKLAAMSVEPWLRKQVARKNPPGNLMSAFKKNTRFYRPVIIGRPIGWSSKTRTQINEVLQNCENFVQTLNERYTNPKGLKESPHKAHLPDDPAAVLGRTEHSAA, encoded by the coding sequence ATGCCGTCTACCGCCGAGGCCGTTCAACAGCGCATGCAGGAGCTGGAGTCTCATCTGGAGCAAGAGAACCCGGTCCTGCTCAGTGCCGTGCAGAGCTTTCGGGCGATCGACCGTGTTGCGTACGGAACGGGACTGCTGGAAACCAACCAATCGTTCGCGACCCAGATCCCCTGGTGGCCGCTGATCTCGATCCTGGGCACCTTCTCGGCGGGCAAGTCGACCTTCATCAATTTCTTTCTCGGACAAAAGCTGCAACGCACCGGCAATCAAGCCGTCGACGATCGCTTCACCGTGATTGTCTACAGTCCGGAGAAGGTCAGTCATTCGCTTCCGGGCGTCTCTCTCGACTCGGATCCGCGCTTCCCCTTCTACCAGATGTCGCACGACATCGAGCAGGTCGCCGGCGGGGAAGGCAAACGCATCGATGCCTATCTGCAGCTCAAGACCAGCTGCAGCGAACGTCTGCGCGGCAAGATCATAATCGACTCGCCCGGCTTCGACGCCGACGCGCAGCGCACGGGGATCCTGCGCATCAGCGACCATATGATCGGCCTGTCCGATCTGGTCTTGGTGTTCTTCGACGCGCGCCACCCGGAGCCGGGTGCGATGCGCGACACCCTCAAGCATCTGGTGAAGGACACCATCCACCGTGCCGATTCGGGCAAGTTCCTGTACATCCTCAATCAGTTGGATACCGCAGCCAACGAGGACAACCCGGAGGACGTGGTCGCGGCCTGGCTGCGCGCGATCGGCGAAGCGGGCTTGACCGCGGGCCGCTTCTATACCATCTACAATCCGGAAGTCGGGATTCCCATCCCGGACGAGCACAAGCGCAAGCGCTTCGAGAAGAAGCGCGACGAAGACCTCGGTGAGATCTTCCTGCGCATGGAGCGTGTCGAGATCGAGCGCGCCTACCGCATCATCGCAGCCTTGCGCGAGACCGCCAACGCCTTCGGACACCAGGCCGTGCCCCTGCTGCAGAGTGCCGTGCGGCGCTGGCGCGCCCGCACCCTGGTCGTCGACGCAGCACTCATCGCGCTTGTCGCTGCCTTTTTCGTCTATTGGAGTATCAATGCAGGCCACTGGGTGGGGCTCTCCTATGAACCCGCTTGGCTGGAGGTCCTGACGAGCCACTACACTTGGGGCCACGATGCCTTGATCGGGACGCTGATCGCACTGGCCATCGGCACCCATTTCACGGTTCGCAAACTGGCCGCGATGAGCGTCGAGCCCTGGCTGAGAAAGCAGGTCGCACGCAAGAACCCGCCGGGAAATCTGATGTCTGCCTTCAAAAAGAACACCCGCTTCTATCGCCCGGTCATCATCGGCCGGCCGATCGGATGGAGCAGCAAGACCCGCACACAGATCAACGAGGTTCTTCAAAACTGCGAGAATTTCGTGCAGACGCTCAACGAACGCTATACGAACCCCAAGGGCCTGAAGGAGTCGCCGCACAAGGCGCACCTCCCCGATGACCCGGCGGCCGTGCTCGGCAGGACGGAGCACTCCGCGGCTTGA
- a CDS encoding efflux RND transporter periplasmic adaptor subunit, with protein MSIQFRTARFACTLAVAAVVSSGSVQAQVQADIGDTFVVQQAQGAPTVSLGGSVVPYKEVTLAAQLPGRITFIAGREGDTFKEKDLLVAIGDEELLANRRALLAQMASADAQLRNAGVQYSREIYSPQSRSAMGGMGLPNLFDQMFTRPAESFIGERDRTAERSADLFASGIQIQEAQNAMLRLQAELQALDSKIRDARSIAPFDGVIVRKLIEVGDTIQPGQPMLNYADVEYLQIEVDVPARLRPGLRDGMMVQAELDPDNRRVPVRVAQIFPMADPQRHTVKIKFDLPQGVSEPGMYAKVLVPDLNAPARANPVIPSSAVRYNGSLPGVYVLSERGEPQLRLIRVGEELPGAMVTVLSGLRAGERVLTNPGPRVTAGWASGSPADR; from the coding sequence ATGTCAATACAGTTTCGAACCGCCCGTTTTGCGTGCACGCTCGCCGTTGCCGCTGTCGTCTCGTCGGGCTCGGTCCAGGCCCAGGTGCAGGCCGATATCGGCGATACCTTCGTCGTTCAGCAGGCGCAAGGTGCACCCACCGTCTCCTTGGGCGGCAGTGTGGTCCCTTATAAGGAGGTGACGCTCGCCGCGCAGCTGCCGGGACGCATCACCTTCATCGCCGGACGCGAGGGCGATACCTTCAAGGAAAAGGATTTGCTCGTCGCGATCGGCGACGAAGAGCTGCTCGCGAATCGGCGCGCGCTGCTCGCGCAGATGGCGAGCGCCGATGCCCAACTGCGCAATGCGGGCGTTCAGTACTCAAGGGAGATCTACTCGCCGCAGTCGCGTTCCGCGATGGGCGGGATGGGTCTGCCGAATCTGTTCGATCAGATGTTCACGCGCCCGGCCGAGAGCTTCATCGGGGAACGCGACCGCACGGCCGAGCGCTCGGCCGATCTCTTCGCCTCCGGGATTCAGATCCAAGAGGCGCAAAACGCCATGCTGCGCCTCCAGGCGGAGCTTCAGGCGCTCGACTCCAAGATTCGCGATGCCCGCAGCATCGCGCCCTTCGACGGGGTGATCGTGCGCAAACTCATCGAGGTCGGGGACACCATTCAGCCCGGGCAGCCCATGCTCAACTACGCCGACGTGGAGTACCTTCAGATCGAGGTCGATGTCCCGGCGCGCCTGCGTCCGGGGCTGCGCGACGGCATGATGGTCCAAGCCGAGCTGGACCCGGACAATCGGCGCGTGCCTGTCCGGGTGGCTCAGATCTTCCCGATGGCCGATCCGCAACGTCACACCGTCAAGATCAAGTTCGATCTCCCGCAGGGCGTGTCCGAGCCCGGGATGTACGCCAAGGTGCTGGTGCCGGACCTCAACGCCCCGGCGCGTGCCAATCCGGTCATCCCGAGCAGCGCGGTGCGCTACAACGGCAGCTTGCCCGGGGTCTATGTCTTGAGCGAGCGGGGCGAGCCCCAGCTGCGCCTCATCCGCGTCGGCGAGGAGCTTCCCGGCGCGATGGTCACCGTTCTGAGCGGGCTTCGTGCCGGCGAGAGGGTCCTGACGAATCCCGGTCCCCGCGTCACGGCCGGCTGGGCGAGCGGATCACCCGCGGATCGCTGA